DNA from Aliarcobacter butzleri:
ATACTTATCAAGGCATTGGATTAAAAATATTTCCATAAAGCAAAAAACCCCCGAGAATCCTCAGGGGTCTATTGCCGATCGCCAATCTGCAATCCAATTAAAGAATTATATATACTATAAGCATAAAGTTTAATTAATCTATTTATAAAAATGTAATTTGAGTAATAAAGTTACACTATAATTTTTCATCATTTGATTTTCAAAATATATAGTATTTTTACTTCTCTATAAATTCAAATACATTTAAATATTCTAAATTTTTAAAAAAAATTTTAAAAATTTACGGCTACATACGGGAGAAACACTCTATTTACGCTTTACTATTTTTGCGTAATTCCTCAATCTTTTTTATACTTACTTTAACTTACAAAATAAGGAGTTAAGTAATGCAAAGTAACCTTGATATTCAAAGAGAAAAGATTTATGAATATCTTCAAAAGAAATACAAAAGAGCAGTAATTAGCAAAAGTGAAATGGCTAATGAATTAGGTGTAAGTAACTCAACAATTGATTTATATATTGCAAAAGGAAGTGGATTACCCAATTATAAAAAATTGGGTAATGCAAAAAATGCCAAAGTTGTATTTGCAATTGTTGATGTTTCTGATTTTCTTGCACAAACGATTAAAACTTTTTGAGCTAAAAATGAAAGATTTAAGAGAAAAAGATACCTACTGGTTTAGACATGATAGTAATGCAAAAGATGATTTCAAATGTATGATTTTGATTGAACAGCTAGGATGTGAGGGCTATGGTATTTTTTGGATTCTTGTGGAAACATTAAGAGAGCAAAAAGATTATAGATACCCTTTTTATCTACTTAGTGCATTAGCAAGAAAATATAACACTACTCAAGCAAAAGTTGAAACAGTTGTGAAAGAATATGGACTCTTTGAAATTGATATTGATAGTTTTTTCTTTTCTCACTCTTTCAATAGAAGAATGGAAAATCTTGAAAAAGTAAAAGAACAACGAAGAATTGCAGGACTAAAAAGTGGAGAAAGTAGAAAAATAAAAGCTATTGAACATAAGTTAAACAAATGTTCAACACAAGTTGAACGAGTAGATAAGAGTAAAAAAGAAGAGATTATAAAAGAGATAAAAAAGCTAAAAGATTTTCTAGCTGATAAATCTGCAAATGCTATTTTACAAATAGCAAAAGATGAAGATTACAAAGATTTATTTTCAAAAGAAATCAACTCATTTATATTAAATAATGGTGGTTTAACAAATGTTAAATCTTATATAGAAGATGAAAATTATCAAGACTGGATAATTTCAGAAGTATTAAAATATGAGGAAAAATAATGAACAATAATAACTCAAATCACTTTGACCCATTCCAAAACTGGGGCAATCAAAACCAAGCAAGTCAACAAAAAAGACTTCAAAATCAAAAAATAAAACAAGGCTATAAGTCAAAGGCAGAAGATGGTCTTGATAATATGATTTCAGAATACAATCAGGCAAAAATTAATCAAGTAGTCGATTGGAATCCATCTTCAAAAGATAAAGCACAAATTACAAGATACTTTAAACGATATTGGGATAACAACTTTTTTATCTATGCTGTGATTATTGCAATAATCACTTTTATAACATCATTCTATACAACTTTTGCAGTTGGTGGAATAGTTGCTGTATTTGTTTTAAAACTCACTCTTTCTCAAAATATTTTCATGAAATATTTTTTGAATGACCATCAAATAGAAAAAGAAGATATGGTATATCTAAAAAATAAAATATTTGGAAAACAGTTAAATGTTTTAACAACTTTTATGATTACAGTTGTTTTAACAATGATAAGTTTTACAATGAGTTTTTACACTATTGGAATATATATAGATGTTGAAAAAATTCCATTTTTATCAAATCTATTATCAAAATGGTACCCATTTATTCCAGATAATGAACTATTTGCATATACAAATATATTCTCAATATTTATCTTAATTCTTTTAAAAGTTATAGAGAAATGGAGATAATATGCTATTTAAAAAACAAGAAAAAGAGACTCTATTATCTCAAGACCAAAGTGCACTATCTAGTGCATTAGGTCGTGGAATAACATCAATATCATCTGCAAAAGATGAATTATTTCATCAACCAAATATTTTTAATCCACTTGACTATATAAAAGATGATAAATACTTTTTAGGATTAGACCACCAAACTCAACAACCACTTTATAATGATGAATCAATTCACACTCAAATTGTTGCACCAACTAGGTCTGGAAAAGGTATTTTTATAGCTGTAAAAGTTGTTGAGGCTCTACGAAAAAATAAAGGTGTAATTATTATTGACCCCAAAGAGGATGATTTTTTAGCTCAAGTGATTTTAGAAGAATTACAAAGACAAAATAGAACTCAAGATTTGCAAATAGTAAACTGGTCTAATGACTTTTGCTATACAGTTTTTTCTGAACTTGACACAGTAGAAGAAGCTACAAAAAAAATGACTGTAATGTTAAATCTAATTGAAAATGATGCCGAATTGGGAGCTAGTTATTATAAAAAGAGTGAAAGAATATTACTAGCAAAAGTAATGCATCTTTTTTTTAACTCTAAAACTTTATTAGAAGTAGAATTTGATTTAACTTTGCAAAATTTATCTATATTTTTGAAATATATAATCTCTGATTTAATATCAAACTATGAGTTTCAAAAGGAGTTAGAAAAAAATAAACCAAACTTTGATAAGTTAGCTTCACTATCAAAAAGATATTTTAATCCTGATTTATTTGCAACTATTGAAATAAATTATTCTAATTTATCAATACTAGAATCGTTACAGTTTTCAATCTCTGAGTTTGAAAATGTAAGCATATATAATAAATATCATATTTTAGATTCTCTTACAAAAGGAAAAGTTTTATATATAAAATCTGATATGTTGGATGAAACAGCATTAAAATTTTTAAAGCTTGTTATAACTGATATTATTCAATTTTCTAAAAAATATAAAAAAGATACGAACTGTTTAGCAATCTTAGATGAACTTAGTTTTTATCCAACACAGATTTTAAGTGCAGGACTTTCAACCGTTGCAGGATTTGGAGTTAATTTTATATTAGCATATCAAAGTGAAGCACAAATGAAAGATGAGAATTTAAGAGTCTCTATAAAAGATAATTGTCAAACAAAGATTTATTATAAATCTAGTGATGATAAAACTCTAAAATATATTGAGCTTTTATCAGGATTAGAGCTTGTAACTCAAAAGAGCAAAAAAAGCAACGAAACTACAATTAGACAACAGCAAGAAGCTCACATGAATATCACAAGGCTTAGAGCATTACCAAGAGCAAAAGTTGCAGTTTTAATTGAAGAAAATTTAAATGAGATAAAAATATTTCAAACTTCACCAATTCCAGTAAAAAATAAATTTAATTGGGATAACCTAAACAGTAAAGATGTAGCTATTAAAAAACTTTTCCTCTTAAAAGCATTTAAAGTTGAATTAAAACAAGAAATTTCACTTGATACACAAAATCAAGATGAAAAAGAACTTGTTCTTTAAAAGGCTTAAATATGATTACAAATAGAGATATAGAAATATTTAAATTTATAAATAAATATGGTAAAACATATATAGAAGTATTAGCAAAAACATTTTTTACAAATGAGCAAGTAGCAAGAAATAGAATCAATTCCTTAGCAAAACAAAACCTTATTTCATATTGGAATACAAACCTTATGAAACCAAGACGAGCAATAGTTTTAACAGCTGATACAAAAGCCTTACTTGAAGATGAATTTGAAATAAAAGCAAAAAATGTTAAGTTAAATAGAACCACTATTCAACATAATATTTTAGAGCAAATAACAGATTATCATTTATCTTTGATTGGTAGTGTTGAAAGAACAACTGTATCAACACACCAAGATAAATTAAATCATATTCCTGATTTTATTTTTACCAATAGTAATGGAAATAAAATCAATATAGAAATAGAGCTTAGTAAAAAATCTGCACCTAGATATACTAAGCTTATGCAAGATGTAGCAAAAGACAATCCAGATGCAATAATTTATATTTTAGATAGTTCATCTAAAATAAAATCATTTGCATCTATTATGCCCAAATGGCAGAAATTGTATTTTATAAGTATTGATGAACTTATAAAAAACATTTCAGAAATAGGACAAATCAAACCAATTCCACAAGAACAGTCATTGTTTGATTCTCCTATTTAATACCCTATTTAAAAGGTGTATTTAACTAGTAAACACACTTTTAAATAATAATAGCGGTAAATAAAAGCTCTATTCATCGCCTTTTTTACCTTATGGGTGCGTCAGGAGTAAACTCCCGACCCCAATAATTCCCTGCGTGCTTATTTAAACTAAAAAATTAACACACCAAAAGTGTTAACATTTTATTTTAAACATACTTAGACATTATCAAGTTTATCTACGACTTGCCCCTCAGGCAACTAGCTATCTAAACTGAATAATTGAAATTATTGGGGTCGGTAGACACTAAAAATTTACGTTTAGATTTTTGCAAAATCTGACACTATTTTTAGGCACCAGACGCACCCACTCCGTTGCATAAATCTAAAAAAACTTGACATTTAGTCAACTTTCTTTTATATTTACTTCACTCCGCAGACTCACCACGCGAACAAGTCGCCAATGGAATTGTGGTGAATCTTTGGCATCCTGACGGGGGAATCAAGCTTCCTCTTTGTAATTTCCTCTTAAAATATCCAAAAATAATTGATTTCTACTCATCGCATCTTCAATCATTGTTTCTAAAGTCAAAATATGAGTTATTGCATTTAAATTTTCATTATATAAATAATACATTTGACCTTTTGTAGTATATGTTTTTTTCATACTTGGGAAATCTTCTATTTCTTGTTTTGTTTCTGGATTTAAAGCTGTTATTAAGTATGACCAAATTAAAACTTCTTCTCCATTTTTTTCAAAATAGTTTTTTATCTTTCTTGTATATTTATTAAGTTCATTGAGTCCACCAGCATTTTTTTCACCTGTTGCATCACTACCTTTTAACTCTATTAAAATTATCTCTTTTGTATCATTTTTACTTTTTGTAAAAATACAAATATCTGGTCTTACCTTTTTGTCAGTATCTTTTAAATCTAAGATTTCATTAATTGTTTTATCACTATAAGCATAGTTGTATATCATAAATCTTTCATCAAATAACCAAAGGTTATTATCTTTATATGAAGCATAATTTTCATTGGATGTTTTTGTTTTCATAATTTTATTATGAATGATAGTTTCATTTGTTTTATTACTAACATCCTCTAAATCTCTTTTTATATCAAGTATGATCTTTTCTCTATCAAAAATATATTCTGCTAATTCTGCCTGATTACTTGTATATAATCTTTCTTCATAATCAGGATTTCTTTTATTTCTTAGATTTCTTATATACTCTTTATCTGCATTAAATAGCTCTTTTGCTTCTTTGATTATCTCTGCACTAGTTGCCATATTTTGACTTTTTTGAATATATGGAGCTAAATATGGAGCTGAATTTAAACTCTCTTTTTTATTCTTATTATTTATCTCTTCAATATCAATACCTAATGTTTTACAAATGCTATTAATTTTTGAAAATAATTTTCTATTAAGAGTATCCCAATCCAATGAAAATAAGTTTTTATCATTATCTTTTATATTAAAATCTGTTCTTTCATCATTTACTGTTCTATCAAAAAAAGTTGAAGTAACAAAAAATAGCAACCCTTTATCTTTTGATGTTCTAAAATTTACATCCAGTCCATCTTGTTTTACACTTCTTTTATCAGCACAATAAAAACCTTTTATTGAAGAACCTTTTTGTTTATAAGATACTTTAAAAGTTTCTTCTATATCTCTTACTTTTATTGTAAATTCTTCATCAATGAAATTCGAACCATGTTCTTTTGCTTCAATACTTTCTTTTAAAACATCATCAATATACAATTTAATCAAAACATTTTTATTTTCATCAACCATAAATTTAAATATTGATAAAAAATGATTAATTATCTCTTTTGCTTCAACACTTAAATCTGATGATACTTCTCTATTTTCAATATTTATATATTTTAATTTTGTTTGTTTAATAAATTCTTCATTTTCGATTACTGTTGGTTTTATTAATTCTGTATCTAAATTAAAATTGAATTTGATATTTTTATTGTTGTTATAGCTTTCAAATTCTACTTTTTCACAAATAGTTAAATATGTAAATCTTCCTATACCTTTGCATCCTAAAGCTTGTTTATATTCACTCATATAATGGTTAAATGAATCTATATTTTTATCTGTGAATCCATCTCCATTATCAATTATTGATATATTTTTAACTTTTCTTGTATCTCCAAATAAGTCAATAGGTAAAGTGTAAAAATAAATTTCAATTTCTGTTGCATTTGCTTGAATACTATTTGTTATTGCTTCATTAAGAACACTTAATAATTTTAAGTTTGTGGGTAGTTTTTTAACTATTTGTTTGGTTGTTACTATCATAATGGTAAATCTTCAATCTCTTTTATCAAATTAAATAATTCTTTAAAATGCTCAAAATCTTCAGGAACAAATTCTTTACAATTATTAGCTAATTGATTTTTTGCATCATCTTTTATAGCTTTTGAAATATTATCAATGGATTTATTATTAAAAAAAGTCGGTGTCTGCATTCTTCGTTCAAGTACTTGATTTAATGCCATTTGATATTTATCTGATGTATACATATTTTCAATAGTACATTCAGAAGTAAAACCACTTTGTTTAGGTAATAAAAATCCATAAAATTTATTATTTGACTTCAATTTATTAATTAAATTATTTTGTGCAATTGGTTCAAAATTTTCGCGAGACAAGCCTTTCTTACCTTCTTGATCATCATCAAATATTGCAATAACTTTTTTATGTTCAAAATCATAATCGCTTGTAGCAAAACCCACAACAAGTTGTTTAAGATTAGTTGCTCCATCTGTAGAAAAAATCTCAAAATTCAGAGTTTGATAATTACTTTTTAATCTTTTAAAGGCTTCTTCAATATGAATTTTGTCATGTTTCCCTTCAACAAGTAAAATAATATTCTTAGTCGAAGACAAAAAAACTGATTGTTCTTGATAATTCCAAATCCCATCAGTAATATGTGAAAATATTTCTTGTTTTTGTTTATCCTCAATTTTTCCATTATTTAACATACTAATATGTTTATCATCAAATGAATGTGTAAGTGTTGGAGAATGTGTTGTTAAAATACTAAATCTGTTTTCATAAGAAGATACAAGTTCTTTAAAAACTTTTTTATTTTGTATATGTATATGCGAATCTGGTTCATCTAATAATACAAGTGCTTTTTCAAAACTCAAATATTCTAAAATCATTTTTACTAAGATAAGTTTTTTTTCACCCTCACTGAGACAATTCACATCAAGTAATACATTTAATTTTTTGAATTTTATATCGATATCAAGGATTAATTTATTAGTATCTCTAGCTGGTAAAAAGGCTCCTACAAGCAATAAAAATAAATCTCTTTCATGTCCAAAATTTTGAAAAATTGTTTTTATGTCATCTAAATTTGTATAATTAACATTTGGTAAATTATTAGGAGTTAAACTTCTTGCTAATCTTAAGAGTTCTCCAGCTTGATTTCTAAAACTTGGGAATTTTGCAATATTAAACTTAAAACCAATACTTTCAACGGAATCAATTTTTAATATATTTTTAATGAAACTATTATCTCCTCTATCATAAACTGCAAGTAATAAAAAGGCTATTTTCCAATGATATTTATTAACATAAATCATTTTTAAGTGATTTGCTCTGTCTGTTGGTGTAATAGCTTTTTTTATATAATCTTTATAAAATTTTTCATAATACAAATCCCATAATCTAGTCTCTTCACCACTATAAGAAGTTATTATATGAGAAGGTAAATAATTATAATTTCCTAAAAATTGATTTTTCTGTTTTGCTAAATCGTCAATCTTAAAACTATATGTATACTCACTATTGCCATTTTGTAAAGTAATTATTTTAAGCTCAATATAAAAATTTTTATCAACTTCATTAACATCCAAAATATATTCTATTTCGTATTCAAAGTCTACCTTTTTCTTTTCAATTAAACTAACAAATATTGCACTTATTGCCTCTAATATGTTACTTTTACCACTACCGTTATTCCCAATTAAAAGAGTTATTCCCTCATTTGATTCAAAATTTATTTCAAAATCTTTAAGATTTTTAAATCCGTTGACCCATAGTCTTTTAAGCTTCATTAAATACCTCTCTTTCAAATTCTTCTAAAGCTAATTTTTTATTTTTTTCTGATTGTTCATTTAATATTTTAATTTCGTTTTTTAGTATTTCAATATTATTAGCAATTTTATTTTGCATTTCTATAGGAGGAATAGGAATCTGATAATTCTTTATTTTATCAGCATTTAAATTTGGCTGTGCACTACCAGAAGTGAGTAATTTAAAATTTTCTAATTGTGTCATTAAATAAAACCAAATAAAGTTAATATTTATTTTATTCAAATCAAAATTGTGAAGAATTGCACATGCTTGATTAGTTGATGCTTCAATTCCTAATTTTGCAGTTCTTCCTGCTGTTGCACCATACATAGCAACAATTAAACTATCTTTAGGATATATTTTAGCATTACTATTTTGTAAAGCTTCTTCTGTAATTGATTCTTCTGTATTTAATATTAACGCATCTCTTACCTCTCCTGTTTTTATCCATGGAATAGTTCCATTAATATAATAATTAGGATAATTTCTGCTAGGAGTTCCTCCACTACCTATATTACAAATATTGATTAACTTTAGAACTTTATACTTAGTACTTTCTATTTTGATTTGATTATTATTCTCATATCCCCAACAATTTATCATATCTTTAAAAGTTACAAATTTTAAAACAGAAGATTCATCTTTAGTTAAAATTTCTAATTTAATAATTCCCAACTCAGTATATAAGTACTCTTCAATATTTTTTTCTAAATTTTCTGCTTTTTGTCCTTGTTCACTTGCAAGATTTATTTTATTTTGATAATTTTCAACAATTTGTTTTTGAATATCAAGTTTTGGTAAAGGAATTTTTGTATTTAAGAATTTCGATTCATCAATTCTTTGCCTTCCTGTTGTTCCACTACTTGCACTTTGAGCAAATTGCATAAACTTTTTAGTTGTTGTTATAAGTACTAAAAAATCTGGATTTATTTTTGATGTATCTATATCAAAAGCTAAAAAATCTGCAGTTATAATAGCTCCGTCTACTTCATTTGTAGCTATTCCAAAAGCTCCATTTCGTGCATCAATTTTTGAAAGTAAAAATTGTCCTTCCTTTATAGAAAACTGTTTTTTCGTACCTATGTTTTTGCCTATTTCTGTGTCTCTTAAAAAAACTCCATTGTTATAAAGTTTGATAGTTACTCTTTTATAAGTTGTGTTATCATCAACAATAATTTGAGTTTTATTTCTTTTTAAAAATGTACCAATTTTTACAAGTTCAAAATCTTTGTTATAGTTAAAATGATTTTGAAGTAGATGAGCAACACTCCAATTTGAGAGTTCATTAAACTTTACAAAATCAAGTAATGCAATCATTTTACAACTTCCCAAAGATTGTTAGTAGTTCTATATTCTGAAAAAGCTTTTTTAAGTTCTGGTAGCTGATTTTCATCTTTCCCACCTGTTGAGTTTATACCTGCTTTTTTAATATCGGCAATAGGTATTTGATAATCAAATTTTTGTTTAATTTGCTCTTTTAATTCTGTATTGATTAGATTATTTAACTCTGTTTGTCTTTGTTTTAATTCTTTTTTTTCATCTTTGTTTAGAGCTTCTTTCCCTTTAAGTGAAAGTTTTTCTTCTATATCATCTAACTCTTTTTGATATTTAGCTGTGATTTCTTTTATAGCTTTTTCTTTGATACTCTCATATTGTACTTTTTCATCAGCTGTAAATTTTTTCAAAAATACCAAACTTGTTTTTACTGTTGCACCTGAACTTATAAATATCTCTTGAGGAAGAGAAACTATAAGAAGTATTTTTGCTCGACTTTCAAAATACTCTCTTGCATTTTGAAGATTTGAGCTATTTAATACACCTTCTGGAAGAACAATTCCCATTCTTCCACCATCTCTGAGTAAATCTAAACATCTTTCTATAAATAAAACTTCTGTTTGTCCTGCACTTTTACCAACTTCAAAAAGTCCTCTTATTGGTTTTCCGAAATTATGTGTAACTTGATTCATTTTTTCAAGATAAAGTTCTTTAGCTTTTAATCTATGTTCAATATTTGCATAATTGAAAGTTTCAGTAAATCCAGCTTTATAATAAAGTTCTTCACCATATTTTTTAATATATGTTTCTATTAATTGGTCATTTCTGTATTTACTATCTTCTTCTACAATAGGAGAATTTTGAGAAAGGGTTGTTCCA
Protein-coding regions in this window:
- a CDS encoding helix-turn-helix transcriptional regulator, encoding MQSNLDIQREKIYEYLQKKYKRAVISKSEMANELGVSNSTIDLYIAKGSGLPNYKKLGNAKNAKVVFAIVDVSDFLAQTIKTF
- a CDS encoding DUF4373 domain-containing protein, translating into MKDLREKDTYWFRHDSNAKDDFKCMILIEQLGCEGYGIFWILVETLREQKDYRYPFYLLSALARKYNTTQAKVETVVKEYGLFEIDIDSFFFSHSFNRRMENLEKVKEQRRIAGLKSGESRKIKAIEHKLNKCSTQVERVDKSKKEEIIKEIKKLKDFLADKSANAILQIAKDEDYKDLFSKEINSFILNNGGLTNVKSYIEDENYQDWIISEVLKYEEK
- a CDS encoding type IV secretory system conjugative DNA transfer family protein, which translates into the protein MLFKKQEKETLLSQDQSALSSALGRGITSISSAKDELFHQPNIFNPLDYIKDDKYFLGLDHQTQQPLYNDESIHTQIVAPTRSGKGIFIAVKVVEALRKNKGVIIIDPKEDDFLAQVILEELQRQNRTQDLQIVNWSNDFCYTVFSELDTVEEATKKMTVMLNLIENDAELGASYYKKSERILLAKVMHLFFNSKTLLEVEFDLTLQNLSIFLKYIISDLISNYEFQKELEKNKPNFDKLASLSKRYFNPDLFATIEINYSNLSILESLQFSISEFENVSIYNKYHILDSLTKGKVLYIKSDMLDETALKFLKLVITDIIQFSKKYKKDTNCLAILDELSFYPTQILSAGLSTVAGFGVNFILAYQSEAQMKDENLRVSIKDNCQTKIYYKSSDDKTLKYIELLSGLELVTQKSKKSNETTIRQQQEAHMNITRLRALPRAKVAVLIEENLNEIKIFQTSPIPVKNKFNWDNLNSKDVAIKKLFLLKAFKVELKQEISLDTQNQDEKELVL
- a CDS encoding ATP-binding protein, with product MIVTTKQIVKKLPTNLKLLSVLNEAITNSIQANATEIEIYFYTLPIDLFGDTRKVKNISIIDNGDGFTDKNIDSFNHYMSEYKQALGCKGIGRFTYLTICEKVEFESYNNNKNIKFNFNLDTELIKPTVIENEEFIKQTKLKYINIENREVSSDLSVEAKEIINHFLSIFKFMVDENKNVLIKLYIDDVLKESIEAKEHGSNFIDEEFTIKVRDIEETFKVSYKQKGSSIKGFYCADKRSVKQDGLDVNFRTSKDKGLLFFVTSTFFDRTVNDERTDFNIKDNDKNLFSLDWDTLNRKLFSKINSICKTLGIDIEEINNKNKKESLNSAPYLAPYIQKSQNMATSAEIIKEAKELFNADKEYIRNLRNKRNPDYEERLYTSNQAELAEYIFDREKIILDIKRDLEDVSNKTNETIIHNKIMKTKTSNENYASYKDNNLWLFDERFMIYNYAYSDKTINEILDLKDTDKKVRPDICIFTKSKNDTKEIILIELKGSDATGEKNAGGLNELNKYTRKIKNYFEKNGEEVLIWSYLITALNPETKQEIEDFPSMKKTYTTKGQMYYLYNENLNAITHILTLETMIEDAMSRNQLFLDILRGNYKEEA
- a CDS encoding ATP-dependent nuclease, which translates into the protein MKLKRLWVNGFKNLKDFEINFESNEGITLLIGNNGSGKSNILEAISAIFVSLIEKKKVDFEYEIEYILDVNEVDKNFYIELKIITLQNGNSEYTYSFKIDDLAKQKNQFLGNYNYLPSHIITSYSGEETRLWDLYYEKFYKDYIKKAITPTDRANHLKMIYVNKYHWKIAFLLLAVYDRGDNSFIKNILKIDSVESIGFKFNIAKFPSFRNQAGELLRLARSLTPNNLPNVNYTNLDDIKTIFQNFGHERDLFLLLVGAFLPARDTNKLILDIDIKFKKLNVLLDVNCLSEGEKKLILVKMILEYLSFEKALVLLDEPDSHIHIQNKKVFKELVSSYENRFSILTTHSPTLTHSFDDKHISMLNNGKIEDKQKQEIFSHITDGIWNYQEQSVFLSSTKNIILLVEGKHDKIHIEEAFKRLKSNYQTLNFEIFSTDGATNLKQLVVGFATSDYDFEHKKVIAIFDDDQEGKKGLSRENFEPIAQNNLINKLKSNNKFYGFLLPKQSGFTSECTIENMYTSDKYQMALNQVLERRMQTPTFFNNKSIDNISKAIKDDAKNQLANNCKEFVPEDFEHFKELFNLIKEIEDLPL
- a CDS encoding restriction endonuclease subunit S, yielding MIALLDFVKFNELSNWSVAHLLQNHFNYNKDFELVKIGTFLKRNKTQIIVDDNTTYKRVTIKLYNNGVFLRDTEIGKNIGTKKQFSIKEGQFLLSKIDARNGAFGIATNEVDGAIITADFLAFDIDTSKINPDFLVLITTTKKFMQFAQSASSGTTGRQRIDESKFLNTKIPLPKLDIQKQIVENYQNKINLASEQGQKAENLEKNIEEYLYTELGIIKLEILTKDESSVLKFVTFKDMINCWGYENNNQIKIESTKYKVLKLINICNIGSGGTPSRNYPNYYINGTIPWIKTGEVRDALILNTEESITEEALQNSNAKIYPKDSLIVAMYGATAGRTAKLGIEASTNQACAILHNFDLNKININFIWFYLMTQLENFKLLTSGSAQPNLNADKIKNYQIPIPPIEMQNKIANNIEILKNEIKILNEQSEKNKKLALEEFEREVFNEA